The following nucleotide sequence is from bacterium.
CTATCGTCCATACAACGAATGGTGGCACCAACTGGACAAGTCAGAATCGGGGGATAACGAAATCTCTACGGGGAGTATTCTTTACCAATGCGGATAATGGTTGGGCGGTGGGTGATTCAGGCACCATAGTGCATACTACAAATGGTGGGACGTCTTGGACAAGTCAAAATAGTGGAACTGTGAATGAACTTCGCGGGGTTTTCTTTACCGATGCCTTTATTGGTTGGGCTTTAAATGGGATTACCATCGTTCATACGACGAATGGCGGTATCAATTGGACGAGTCAAAATAGCGGTACAACGAGCGCCCTTTATGCGGTTTACTTCATAAATGCCAATGCCGGTTGGGCAGTAGGTGAAGGTGGTATCATCGTCCATACAACGAACAGTGGTGCTACTTGGACAAGTCAACCGAGAGTAACGAACAATCCCCTTTGGGGAGTTTACTTTGTCGATGCCAATATCGGTTGGGCTGTGGGAAGTGGTACCATCGTTCATACTACGAATGGTGGTACGAGTTGGACGAGTCAAACCAGTGGGACAACAAATTCACTTTCGGGGGTTTGCTTTACCGATGCCAATTCCGGTTGGGCGGTCGGAGGGTCTGGAACAATCATTCATACTACGAATGGCGGTATCAATTGGACGAGTCAAAATAGCGGTACTACGAATGCCCTTAATGCAGTTTACTTCATAAATGCCAATACCGGTTGGGTAGTCTGTTTTTCTGGCGCGATCATGCATACCACCAATGGCGGGGTAGACTGGACGAGACAAACAAGTGTGACTGAGAATTGGTTAGCGGGAGTATTTTTCACCGATGCAAACAATGGATGGGCGGTCGGTGAAGGAGGTGTAATTCTTCATTACACCGGCAGTACGTGGGTTCCCGAACCGCATCAAGCAGTGTTGCCGACAGAACTCCTGCTGTATCCAACGTATCCCAATCCATTCAACTCTTCAACCACAATATCCTATTCAATTCCAAGAGCGAGCAATGTCGAGTTGAAACTCTTCGATCTTACGGGACGGGAAGTGAGAACGTTATATTCAAATCAGAATCAAGCGTCCGGTTCGTATCGATTATCATTTGATGGAAAAGAGTTAGCCACTGGTACCTACTTCATGCGCTTACATGCGGGTAAACAGGCACAGTTTCAGAAGATCGTTCTTCTTAAGTAGTATCATCGAATGTGCTTATCAATTAAACCCCCGAAGGTACTCCCCTCGGGGGTTTGCACACTTGCTATCTTTGTAGAAATCCTTCTTGTTATAGAATGGGTTCTTCGGTACTGCTCATTGGTATAGCCTCATACAACCCCTTGATGCGACCCAGTAAACCAGTCAAAGCCCCCTTATAACGGATTTCGACCGGAACTTCATCAATCTGAATTTCAGGTGGAGTTTGTATCATCGTTTCCTCAACAACCGCCCTTTATCTTCTTTTCAGTCTTTGCAGCCTTGACGGGCTTGTTTTTGTTGTCGGCAATCATTTTCGTAATGGTCAACCGCGCTTGGTCGTGAAAACGGTTGACATCATGATCCCATCTTGAGCCAGTCAACTGCACCTGTGACGGGTCGAAAATGGTTTTCTGAAAGTTCGGCAGACCCCCATCGAGGATAGC
It contains:
- a CDS encoding YCF48-related protein; the encoded protein is MFIPLTSNAQSWNHQNPLPTGNDLMSVKFVDSTSGWAVGRVGTIIHTTDGGTTWSSQTNGTSSHLNGVYFSDLNFGWAVGDSGIIIHTSDGGASWTRQTSGTTRHLYGVSFIDTNTGWAIGQVGTIVHTTNGGATWTSQTSGTTNFLRSSWFTDANNGWAVGDAGTIVRTTNGGATWTTQTSGTTRHLYKVCFSDANSGWAVGANGTIIHTTNGGTNWTIQTSGSTSHLYGVSFTDANVGWAVGVNGIIVHTTNGGSNWTTQTSLTSNFLRDVCFSNANTGWAVGHNGTIVHTTNGGTNWTSQNRGITKSLRGVFFTNADNGWAVGDSGTIVHTTNGGTSWTSQNSGTVNELRGVFFTDAFIGWALNGITIVHTTNGGINWTSQNSGTTSALYAVYFINANAGWAVGEGGIIVHTTNSGATWTSQPRVTNNPLWGVYFVDANIGWAVGSGTIVHTTNGGTSWTSQTSGTTNSLSGVCFTDANSGWAVGGSGTIIHTTNGGINWTSQNSGTTNALNAVYFINANTGWVVCFSGAIMHTTNGGVDWTRQTSVTENWLAGVFFTDANNGWAVGEGGVILHYTGSTWVPEPHQAVLPTELLLYPTYPNPFNSSTTISYSIPRASNVELKLFDLTGREVRTLYSNQNQASGSYRLSFDGKELATGTYFMRLHAGKQAQFQKIVLLK